AAAAGCTGCCGATAGTTTTGGTCTGCCTATGCCTAAAATCGTGATCTCAAATACCATGATTGCAAATGCAGCAGCCACTGGTCCTACCCCAAGTAAAGGACTTGTACTCATTACAACCGGTTTACTTGTTCAATTAAATAAAAATGAAATATTAAGTGTTTTAGGCCATGAAATGGGGCACCTTCAAGGAAGAGACCCTTTAATATTATTCAGTATAATCTCCGGCGAGTTCATATTGAGATTCACAGTCCTGTTCCCTATTGTAATTATTAACCCCATAATATACATAATAGTAATTATGGCCCTGATTTTCTTCGTGGGCAAGTTCTTTGAGACCAGGGCAGACCTTTTATCAGCCATGAAAATAGGTCAGCCGGACGTACTTGCAGAGGCGCTTCGAAAAATAGCATACCAAAGACTTCAAATGGAAAAGGTGGGATCTAAGATTCCAAGATGGCTGTCATGGGACACTCATCCTCCTGTTTATTTCAGGATTGACAGGCTAAAAGGCATGCAAACACCTGTAAGATCTAAAAATCCGTTGATACAGTCTGCAAGAGATGTTGTGAATGGTTTTCTTGCCTCGTTTAGATAAAAATAGTAATGTATAGGCAGTTTAGGGTTTTACTTAATTTACTTCCAGATATGATACTTTAAACCATTATTCAATTTTTAAATAGAACTCATTTTAGAATTCTTAAAATTTTATAAAATTTTGGAAAAATTAATCGATGATACGAAGATTACTTTTAAAAAAAATTTGGGTGACTGGGATATTAGATAATCACGATTATTAAGTTCTTTCATGCGTTTTAAATACCTTAAAAATAAAAATTAGAAATTCATTTTGATTCCCGATCTCCACAGCTCAAAACCGAAGGTTTTGAGCGAGGATTTTTTTGATCAATCCTTTTTTTTGAAAAAAAGGTTGTCTCGTTAATACAGTCTGCAAGAGATGTTGTGAATGGTTTTCTTGCTTCATTTAAATAAATTAGAAAAAGTGATTTAAAATTTAAAAAATAATATTGAATTAGAAAAAATAATTATATTAAAGAAATATCTGGATTATTTCTTCCCCAGTAATTTGTAAAGCACCGCTTTCTGGGCGTGGAGCCTGTTTTCAGCCTGGTCCCATACTGCGGACTGGGTGGAATTAAGCATGTCTGCGGTAATTTCCTGTCCCCGAATAGCCGGTAAACAGTGCAAAATAATTGCGTCTTCATTTGCCGGACCCATAAGGTCTTTGTTTACCTGATAATCTGCAAATGCATTGAGTCTTTTTGAAGCCTCTTCCTCGTCTCCCATACTGATCCATACATCAGTATAAACAGCGTCGGCACCTTCAACTCCAGCTTCAATATCATTAACTATTTTAAGTTCTGCACCAGTTTCTTCAGCGTATTTTTTGGCCTTTTTAAATATTTCCGCATCAGGTTCATATCCCGGAGGGCATACTACGTCCATGTCCATCCCTACAAATGCGGATGCAAATAATAATGAATTACAGACGTTGTTTCCATCTCCAACAAAGGCAAGTTTTACATCAAAACTATTTTTCTTTTCATATATGGTTAAAAGGTCTGCAAATGCCTGACAAGGATGTTCCTTGTTTGTAAGACCATTAATAACCGGTACATCAGAATACCGTGAAAATTCTAAAACATCATCATGTTCCTTGGCCCTGATCATTATTCCATCAACATATCTACTCATAACTCTGGCGGTATCTTCCACTATTTCACCACGACCAAGTTGAAGGTCTTCTCTAGATAGATAAAGCGCATTTCCACCGAGCTGATACATTCCAACTTCAAAAGATATTCTAGTCCTTGTTGATGCCTTCTCAAAAACCATAGCAAGTGTTTTCTTAGCCAAAGGCTCTCCAGGGATTTCTCCATTCTTAAATTTTTTAGAGAGATCCAGTATTTCATTTACATGATCCCTGGCATCTTCCATTGATAAAAGATGATTCATATTTTCACTCCAAATTGTATTCATTATGCCTTATTTATTGAAGAACATGTTTATTTAAATCATACTATATCTACTTTTCTCTAATTCTAAATGAATTATTTTCTAGAGAATTCAAGCAAAATAAAATGATTTGAACTTTTTATTCAGTTCATCATTCGTTGTAATTCATTCTATTCTATTTCAGTTTAATACTGAGCTATTAGAGCTTTTCAAGTTAATTTAAAATAGGGTAATAATTTTATTACCTCTTGAATTATTTTCTGATTTCTCCCATGTGTTTAACCCGTTTCTGCACAAGATCTGCTGTTCCAACATCCCTTCTGTGATAAACATCGCCTTTTACGTATTTTGTAGCGTCTTCACACAGCTTTTCAGCTTCTTCTATTGATTCACCGACTGCAACAAGGCCAAGGGCTCTTGAAGAAGAAGAGTAAATCTTCCCATCTTTTTCATTTACAGCAGCATAATAAACCTGGGCGCCAGCTTCGTTAATTTTAGCTTCGTCCACATCGATTACCTGGTTTGGAACTGCATTTCCAGGGTATCCTTCTGGCACGATGTATTTACAAACTGTAGCTTTATCTTCAAACTCAGCTCCTTTAAGATTCCCGTTAACGATACCTTCACAGATATCTACAAAATTAGAATCAAGCAGAGATAGAACATTCATGGCCTCTGGATCACCAAATCTGGCATTGTATTCTATGAGCTTCGGGCCGTCCCTGCACAGCATGAACTGTCCATATAAAAATCCTTTATATGGTCCAACCTCTTTATTAATAGCCTTTACTGTTTCTTCCATTATTTTAACAGATTCATCATAACTTTTTTTATCTAAAAATGGGAGTAATCCGCCTTTATCAGAATAGGACCCCATTCCTCCAGTTATAGGCCCTTCATCTCCTTCAAATGCATATGGGTGGTCCTGGGCCGCAGGCATTGGAGCTATGTTTTTACCATCTACAAATGCCTGGACTGTAAATTCTTCACCTATTGCACGTTCTTCAAGTACTACACTGGCGTATCCGCCCATTTTAGTATCTACTACTTCTTTGGCATAATTTTTAGCTTCATCTAGATCTTTTAACTGCTCTCCAACAATCTTAACTCCCTTTCCACCGGTT
This window of the Methanobacterium veterum genome carries:
- the argF gene encoding ornithine carbamoyltransferase, whose product is MNHLLSMEDARDHVNEILDLSKKFKNGEIPGEPLAKKTLAMVFEKASTRTRISFEVGMYQLGGNALYLSREDLQLGRGEIVEDTARVMSRYVDGIMIRAKEHDDVLEFSRYSDVPVINGLTNKEHPCQAFADLLTIYEKKNSFDVKLAFVGDGNNVCNSLLFASAFVGMDMDVVCPPGYEPDAEIFKKAKKYAEETGAELKIVNDIEAGVEGADAVYTDVWISMGDEEEASKRLNAFADYQVNKDLMGPANEDAIILHCLPAIRGQEITADMLNSTQSAVWDQAENRLHAQKAVLYKLLGKK
- the purD gene encoding phosphoribosylamine--glycine ligase: MKILVVGTGAREHAICKAVEGNAELYSVMSNKNPGIARISEYQIGSENDIEAVKKFAVKNKIDIAVIGPEAPLEKGIVDALQAEGIGCVGPTMEAAKIETDKVFMRNLFENYKIPGSLTYRCFDNYEDISDFIDEFGEDIVVKPVGLTGGKGVKIVGEQLKDLDEAKNYAKEVVDTKMGGYASVVLEERAIGEEFTVQAFVDGKNIAPMPAAQDHPYAFEGDEGPITGGMGSYSDKGGLLPFLDKKSYDESVKIMEETVKAINKEVGPYKGFLYGQFMLCRDGPKLIEYNARFGDPEAMNVLSLLDSNFVDICEGIVNGNLKGAEFEDKATVCKYIVPEGYPGNAVPNQVIDVDEAKINEAGAQVYYAAVNEKDGKIYSSSSRALGLVAVGESIEEAEKLCEDATKYVKGDVYHRRDVGTADLVQKRVKHMGEIRK